From the Tetrapisispora phaffii CBS 4417 chromosome 10, complete genome genome, one window contains:
- the HSP60 gene encoding chaperone ATPase HSP60 (similar to Saccharomyces cerevisiae HSP60 (YLR259C); ancestral locus Anc_6.47), producing the protein MLRSSARRSITPVLKRFYSHKEIKFGVDARASLLKGVEILADAVSATLGPKGRNVLIEQPFGAPKITKDGVTVAKSIVLEDKFENMGAKLLQEVASKTNEAAGDGTTSATVLGRAIFSESVKNVAAGCNPMDLRRGSQAAVQKVIDFLTKNKKEITTSEEIAQVATISANGDAHVGKLLASAMEKVGKEGVITIREGRTLEDELEVTEGMKFDRGFISPYFITEPKSGKVEFEKPLVLLSEKKISAIQDILPALELSNQSRRPLLIVAEDIDGEALAACILNKLRGQVKVCAVKAPGFGDNRKNTLGDIAVLTGGTVFTEELDLKPDQCTMEHLGSSDSITITKEDTVILNGAGSKQNIETRIEQIKNSIDLTNTNSYEKEKLQERLAKLSGGVAVIRVGGSSEVEVGEKKDRYDDALNATRAAVEEGILPGGGTALVKASRVLDELEVANFDQKLGVDIIRKAITRPARQIIDNAGEEGSVIVGKLRDEFGEEFAKGYDSSKGEFTDMLAAGIIDPFKVVRTGLVDASGVASLLATTEVAVVDAPQPPSAGGPPGGMPGMGGMPGMM; encoded by the coding sequence ATGTTAAGATCGTCTGCTCGTCGTTCCATCACTCCGGTTCTAAAACGTTTCTACTCTCATAAAGAGATTAAATTTGGCGTGGACGCTAGAGCCTCCCTTCTAAAAGGTGTAGAAATACTGGCTGATGCAGTCTCCGCTACCTTAGGTCCGAAAGGTAGAAACGTTCTGATTGAACAACCTTTCGGTGCTCCAAAAATTACCAAAGATGGTGTCACTGTTGCTAAATCAATCGTATTAGAGGATAAATTCGAAAATATGGGCGCTAAACTACTTCAAGAAGTCGCATCAAAGACAAATGAAGCTGCAGGTGATGGTACTACATCCGCTACAGTTTTAGGCAGAGCTATCTTCAGCGAATCCGTTAAGAACGTGGCTGCCGGCTGCAACCCAATGGACTTGAGAAGAGGTTCCCAAGCCGCTGTCCAAAAAGTTATCGACTTCTTGACCAAGAATAAGAAAGAAATCACTACCTCAGAAGAAATTGCTCAAGTCGCAACTATCTCTGCAAACGGTGATGCTCATGTAGGTAAATTGTTAGCATCTGCTATGGAAAAAGTGGGTAAGGAAGGTGTCATCACAATTAGAGAAGGTAGAACTCTGGAGGATGAACTAGAGGTCACAGAAGGTATGAAATTCGACCGTGGGTTCATCTCTCCATATTTCATCACTGAACCAAAATCAGGTAAAGTGGAATTCGAAAAACCATTGGTTTTACTAagtgaaaagaaaatttcaGCCATTCAAGATATTTTGCCAGCTTTAGAATTATCAAACCAATCAAGAAGACCTTTACTGATCGTAGCTGAAGATATCGACGGTGAAGCCCTTGCTGCTTGTATCTTAAACAAATTAAGAGGTCAGGTTAAAGTCTGTGCTGTTAAGGCCCCTGGTTTCGGTGATAACAGAAAGAACACTTTAGGTGATATCGCTGTCTTAACCGGTGGTACTGTCTTCACAGAAGAATTAGACTTAAAACCAGACCAATGTACTATGGAACATCTTGGTTCTTCTGATTCTATCACCATCACAAAGGAAGATACGGTCATCTTAAACGGTGCAGGTtctaaacaaaatattgaaacaagaattgaacaaattaaaaactCTATTGACTTAACCAACACTAACTCTTACGAAAAGGAAAAACTACAAGAACGTCTAGCTAAATTATCGGGTGGTGTTGCCGTTATTAGAGTTGGTGGTTCTTCTGAAGTTGAAGTAGGCGAAAAGAAAGACCGTTATGATGATGCATTAAACGCCACGAGAGCTGCCGTCGAGGAAGGTATTTTACCAGGTGGTGGTACTGCGTTAGTCAAAGCTTCCAGAGTTTTAGATGAGCTCGAAGTCGCTAACTTCGACCAAAAATTAGGTGTCGATATTATCAGAAAGGCTATCACTAGACCGGCTAGACAAATTATCGACAATGCCGGTGAAGAAGGCTCTGTCATCGTTGGCAAATTAAGAGATGAATTTGGTGAAGAGTTCGCAAAAGGTTATGACTCATCCAAGGGTGAATTCACTGATATGTTGGCTGCTGGTATCATCGATCCATTTAAAGTCGTTAGAACAGGTTTGGTTGATGCATCAGGTGTAGCTTCATTATTGGCTACAACGGAAGTCGCTGTTGTTGACGCTCCACAACCACCATCTGCTGGTGGTCCTCCAGGGGGTATGCCAGGTATGGGAGGTATGCCAGGTATGATGTAA